A genomic stretch from Streptococcus oralis includes:
- a CDS encoding pullulanase translates to MKKIPSQTEKKMIYGIRSLKNGTGSVLIGASIVLLSATMPTISANENLPQTQKNTSAVTKAPTETEISQTQTGTPISKQKNANASLDAKKEAPAVETTTAPETPKTEDTTTSQANSKEEKVNASTSTPTSDQKPQADASSEEPIADNHFRIHVKKLPEENKDSQGLWTWDDVEKPSENWPNGAKSFKDAKQDDYGYYLDVKLKNVQAKKVSFLINNTKGDNLTGDRSVERLSPKMNEAWLDENYKVYNYRPQPAGTIRVNYYRTDGNYDKKSLWYWGDVKNPSSGEWPDGTDFTATGKHGRYIDIPLNEAAREFGFLLLDESKKGDDVKIRKEDYKFTDLKNHSQIFLKDDDETIYTNPYYVHDIRMTGAQHVAKSRIESSFSTLVGAKKDDILKHSSITDYQGNKVAITDAEVDEAGKKVTYIGDFSDTQHPYTVSYNSDRFTTRSSWRLKDETYSYDGPLGATLKEDGKRVDLTLWSPSADKVSVVVYDKKDPEKVVGTVALEKGEKGTWKQTLDVNSGLGISNYTGYYYHYQIERQGKTVLVLDPYAKSLAAWNSDLAKTDAAHKVAKAAFVDPAKLGPQDLTYGKIRNFKSREDAIIYEAHVRDFTSDPAIAKDLTKPFGTFEAFIEKLDYLKDLGVTHIQLLPVLSYYFVNELKNQERLSAYASSNSNYNWGYDPQNYFSLTGMYSSDPKDPEKRIAEFKNLINEIHKRGMGAILDVVYNHTANVDIFEDIEPNYYHFMDADGTPRTNFGGGRLGTTHYMSKRVLVDSIKYLVETYKVDGFRFDMMGDHDAASIEEAYKAARALNPNLIMLGEGWRTYTGDENTPVQPADQDWMKKTDTVAVFSDDIRNNLKSGYPNEGQPAFITGGKRDINTIFKNLIAQPTNFEADNPGDVIQYIAAHDNLTLFDIIAQSIKKDPSKAENYAEIHRRLRLGNLMVLTAQGTPFIHSGQEYGRTKQFLDPAYKTPVPEDKVPNKSHLLRDKDGKPFVYPYFIHDSYDSSDAVNKFDWTKATDGKAYPENVKSRDYMKGLIALRQSTDAFRLKSLQDIKERVQLITVPGQNGVEKEDVVIGYQITAPNGDVYAVFVNADSKAREFNLGTAFAHLRKAEVLADENQAGSVGIANPQGLEWTEKGLKLNALTAVVLRLSQGGAIVAPAVEEKPEFDLSSLEVEPEHGQIQNLAANPETQETATEAHSRNLLPNTGTESKSLLALAGFSILALLGLGWLMKNKKKN, encoded by the coding sequence ATGAAAAAGATCCCATCTCAAACTGAGAAAAAAATGATTTACGGTATCCGTTCCTTGAAGAACGGAACTGGTTCTGTCCTTATTGGTGCTAGCATTGTCTTGCTTTCTGCTACAATGCCAACTATTTCGGCCAACGAAAACCTTCCTCAAACTCAGAAAAATACCAGCGCTGTGACCAAGGCCCCTACTGAGACTGAAATTAGTCAAACTCAAACGGGAACGCCTATTTCTAAACAAAAGAATGCAAACGCTTCCCTGGACGCTAAAAAAGAAGCTCCAGCTGTGGAAACTACTACAGCACCAGAAACACCTAAAACAGAAGATACTACTACAAGCCAAGCTAACAGCAAGGAAGAGAAAGTAAATGCCAGCACTTCGACGCCAACTTCAGATCAAAAACCACAAGCTGATGCATCCTCTGAAGAACCCATCGCAGACAACCACTTCCGCATCCATGTAAAAAAACTCCCTGAAGAAAACAAAGATTCTCAAGGTCTTTGGACTTGGGACGATGTTGAAAAACCGTCTGAAAACTGGCCCAATGGAGCCAAGTCCTTCAAGGATGCCAAGCAAGATGACTACGGCTATTATCTAGATGTCAAACTCAAAAATGTGCAAGCCAAGAAAGTCAGCTTCCTTATCAACAATACCAAGGGGGATAACCTGACAGGGGATCGTTCTGTAGAGCGCCTCTCTCCAAAAATGAACGAGGCCTGGCTAGATGAAAACTACAAGGTATACAACTACCGCCCTCAACCAGCAGGAACTATTCGTGTCAACTACTATCGCACCGATGGCAACTATGACAAAAAATCTCTCTGGTATTGGGGCGATGTCAAAAACCCAAGCAGTGGAGAATGGCCTGACGGTACTGACTTTACCGCAACTGGAAAACATGGCCGTTACATTGATATCCCACTCAATGAAGCTGCGAGAGAATTTGGATTTTTATTACTAGACGAAAGCAAGAAAGGCGATGATGTGAAAATCAGAAAAGAAGATTATAAATTCACTGATCTAAAAAATCACAGTCAGATTTTCCTCAAAGATGATGACGAAACCATCTATACCAACCCCTACTACGTTCACGATATCCGCATGACTGGTGCCCAACACGTGGCTAAATCTCGTATCGAAAGCAGTTTTTCTACCCTCGTTGGAGCTAAGAAAGACGATATCCTCAAACACTCCAGCATCACTGATTACCAAGGGAATAAAGTAGCTATCACAGACGCAGAAGTGGATGAGGCAGGTAAAAAAGTGACCTACATCGGCGACTTCTCTGACACCCAACACCCGTACACTGTCAGCTACAATTCAGACCGCTTTACGACACGTTCAAGCTGGCGCCTCAAGGATGAGACCTACAGTTACGATGGTCCACTCGGCGCAACTCTGAAAGAAGATGGCAAGCGTGTTGACCTCACCCTCTGGTCTCCAAGTGCTGATAAGGTTTCCGTTGTTGTCTATGACAAGAAAGACCCTGAAAAGGTAGTCGGAACTGTCGCCCTTGAAAAAGGAGAAAAAGGAACCTGGAAACAAACTCTGGATGTAAACTCTGGTCTCGGTATCAGCAACTACACTGGCTATTACTACCACTACCAAATCGAGCGACAAGGTAAAACTGTCCTCGTTCTTGACCCTTATGCCAAATCATTAGCGGCTTGGAACAGTGACCTAGCAAAAACAGATGCCGCTCATAAGGTCGCTAAAGCTGCCTTTGTCGATCCAGCGAAGTTAGGTCCGCAAGACTTGACCTATGGGAAGATTCGCAACTTCAAATCGCGTGAAGATGCCATCATCTATGAGGCTCATGTACGTGACTTCACTTCGGATCCTGCCATCGCAAAAGACTTGACCAAACCATTTGGTACCTTTGAAGCCTTTATCGAAAAACTAGACTATCTCAAAGACTTGGGTGTGACTCATATCCAGCTCCTTCCAGTCTTGTCTTACTACTTTGTCAATGAATTGAAGAACCAAGAACGTTTGTCTGCCTACGCTTCAAGCAACAGCAACTACAACTGGGGATATGACCCTCAAAACTACTTCTCCTTGACTGGTATGTACTCAAGCGATCCTAAGGATCCAGAAAAACGAATTGCCGAATTCAAAAATCTCATCAACGAAATCCACAAACGTGGCATGGGGGCTATCTTGGACGTGGTCTACAACCATACTGCCAATGTTGATATTTTTGAGGATATTGAGCCAAACTACTATCACTTTATGGACGCAGACGGAACTCCACGTACTAACTTTGGAGGCGGTCGTTTGGGAACAACCCACTACATGTCTAAACGTGTCTTGGTAGACTCTATCAAGTATCTGGTTGAAACCTACAAAGTGGATGGTTTCCGCTTCGATATGATGGGTGATCACGATGCGGCTTCAATCGAAGAAGCATACAAGGCTGCACGCGCCCTCAATCCAAATCTTATCATGCTAGGTGAAGGCTGGAGAACCTATACTGGTGATGAAAATACGCCTGTACAACCTGCTGACCAAGATTGGATGAAGAAAACAGATACTGTCGCTGTCTTTTCAGACGACATCCGCAACAACCTCAAGTCTGGCTATCCAAACGAAGGTCAACCGGCCTTTATCACAGGTGGCAAACGCGATATCAATACCATCTTTAAAAATCTCATTGCCCAACCAACCAACTTTGAAGCAGACAACCCTGGAGATGTTATCCAGTATATCGCAGCCCATGATAACTTGACCCTCTTTGACATCATTGCCCAGTCTATCAAAAAAGACCCTAGCAAGGCTGAGAACTATGCTGAAATCCATCGTCGTTTGCGACTTGGAAACCTCATGGTCTTGACTGCTCAAGGAACTCCCTTTATCCACTCTGGTCAGGAATATGGACGTACCAAACAATTCCTAGATCCAGCCTATAAGACTCCTGTTCCTGAAGATAAGGTTCCAAACAAGTCTCACTTGTTGCGTGACAAAGACGGCAAGCCATTTGTCTATCCTTACTTTATCCATGACTCTTACGACTCTAGTGATGCTGTCAACAAGTTTGATTGGACCAAGGCTACAGATGGCAAAGCATATCCTGAAAATGTCAAGAGCCGTGACTACATGAAAGGATTGATCGCTCTTCGTCAATCTACAGACGCCTTCCGCCTCAAGAGTCTACAAGATATCAAAGAACGCGTCCAACTCATTACTGTCCCAGGCCAAAATGGTGTTGAAAAAGAAGACGTGGTCATCGGCTACCAAATCACCGCTCCAAATGGAGATGTCTACGCAGTCTTTGTCAATGCGGATAGTAAGGCTCGAGAATTCAACTTGGGAACTGCATTTGCTCACTTAAGAAAGGCCGAAGTTTTGGCTGATGAAAACCAAGCAGGATCCGTAGGAATTGCCAACCCTCAAGGTCTCGAATGGACTGAAAAAGGCTTGAAATTGAACGCTCTCACTGCTGTCGTTCTCCGCTTATCTCAAGGTGGTGCCATTGTCGCTCCAGCTGTGGAAGAAAAACCAGAATTTGATCTTTCTAGCTTGGAAGTTGAACCAGAACATGGCCAAATCCAAAACCTAGCAGCCAATCCTGAAACTCAAGAAACTGCTACAGAGGCTCACTCTCGGAACCTCCTTCCAAACACAGGAACTGAGAGCAAATCCCTCCTTGCTCTTGCTGGATTCAGCATCCTTGCTCTTCTCGGACTTGGATGGTTGATGAAAAACAAGAAAAAGAACTAA
- the rpoB gene encoding DNA-directed RNA polymerase subunit beta yields MAGHDVQYGKHRTRRSFSRIKEVLDLPNLIEIQTDSFKAFLDHGLKEVFEDVLPISNFTDTMELEFVGYEIKEPKYTLEEARIHDASYSAPIFVTFRLINKETGEIKTQEVFFGDFPIMTEMGTFIINGGERIIVSQLVRSPGVYFNDKVDKNGKVGYGSTVIPNRGAWLELESDSKDIAYTRIDRTRKIPFTTLVRALGFSGDDEIFDIFGDSELVRNTVEKDIHKNPMDSRTDEALKEIYERLRPGEPKTAESSRSLLVARFFDPRRYDLAAVGRYKINKKLNVKTRLLNQTIAEPLVDPETGEILVEAGTVMTRSVIESIEHHLDGDLNKIVYIPNDAAVLTEPVVLQKFKVVAPTDPDRVVTIIGNANPDDKVRVVTPADILAEMSYFLNLAEGIGRVDDIDHLGNRRIRAVGELLANQVRLGLSRMERNVRERMSVQDNEVLTPQQIINIRPVTAAVKEFFGSSQLSQFMDQHNPLSELSHKRRLSALGPGGLTRDRAGYEVRDVHYTHYGRMCPIETPEGPNIGLINNLSSYGHLNKYGFVQTPYRKVDRETGVVTNEIVWLTADEEDEFTVAQANSRLNEDGTFAEKVVMGRHQGVNQEYPAEVVDYMDVSPKQVVAVATACIPFLENDDSNRALMGANMQRQAVPLIDPKAPYVGTGMEYQAAHDSGAAVIAQYDGKVTYADADKVEVRREDGSLDVYHIQKFRRSNSGTAYNQRTLVKVGDVVEKGDFIADGPSMEKGEMALGQNPIVAYMTWEGYNFEDAVIMSERLVKDDVYTSVHLEEYESETRDTKLGPEEITREIPNVGEDALKDLDEMGIIRIGAEVKEGDILVGKVTPKGEKDLSAEERLLHAIFGDKSREVRDTSLRVPHGADGVVRDVKIFTRANGDELQSGVNMLVRVYIAQKRKIKVGDKMAGRHGNKGVVSRIVPVEDMPYLPDGTPVDIMLNPLGVPSRMNIGQVMELHLGMAARTLGIHIATPVFDGASSEDLWSTVKEAGMDSDAKTILYDGRTGEPFDNRVSVGVMYMIKLHHMVDDKLHARSVGPYSTVTQQPLGGKAQFGGQRFGEMEVWALEAYGASNVLQEILTYKSDDINGRLKAYEAITKGKPIPKPGVPESFRVLVKELQSLGLDMRVLDEDDQEVELRDLDEGMDEDVIHVDDLEKAREKAAQDAKAAFEAEETAKAGTTEEAADQE; encoded by the coding sequence TTGGCAGGACATGACGTTCAATACGGGAAACATCGTACCCGTCGTAGTTTTTCAAGAATCAAAGAAGTTCTTGACTTACCAAATTTGATTGAAATTCAAACAGATTCATTCAAAGCTTTCCTAGACCATGGTCTTAAGGAAGTGTTTGAAGATGTATTGCCAATTTCAAACTTCACAGACACAATGGAGTTGGAATTTGTTGGCTATGAAATCAAGGAACCCAAATACACGCTCGAAGAAGCACGTATCCACGATGCTAGCTACTCAGCACCAATTTTTGTAACCTTCCGCTTGATTAATAAAGAAACAGGCGAAATCAAGACCCAAGAAGTCTTCTTTGGTGATTTCCCAATCATGACCGAAATGGGTACTTTCATCATCAATGGTGGTGAACGTATTATCGTTTCTCAGTTGGTCCGCTCACCAGGTGTTTACTTTAATGACAAAGTAGACAAGAACGGTAAAGTGGGCTACGGTTCTACTGTTATCCCTAACCGTGGAGCTTGGTTGGAACTTGAAAGCGACTCAAAAGACATCGCTTATACTCGTATCGACCGTACTCGTAAGATTCCATTTACGACCTTGGTTCGTGCGCTTGGTTTCTCTGGTGATGATGAAATCTTTGATATCTTTGGTGACAGCGAATTGGTTCGCAATACTGTTGAAAAAGATATCCACAAGAACCCAATGGACTCTCGCACAGACGAAGCATTGAAGGAAATCTACGAACGCCTTCGTCCAGGTGAGCCTAAGACTGCCGAAAGCTCACGTAGCTTGCTTGTGGCACGATTCTTCGACCCACGTCGCTACGATTTGGCAGCCGTTGGTCGCTACAAAATCAATAAAAAACTCAATGTAAAAACACGCTTGCTCAACCAAACCATCGCTGAGCCATTGGTAGATCCTGAAACGGGTGAAATCTTGGTAGAAGCTGGAACCGTTATGACTCGTAGCGTGATTGAAAGCATCGAGCACCACTTGGATGGCGACTTGAACAAGATCGTTTATATTCCAAATGATGCAGCTGTTCTGACAGAACCAGTTGTCCTTCAAAAATTCAAGGTTGTTGCGCCAACGGATCCAGACCGTGTTGTAACTATCATTGGTAATGCTAATCCTGATGACAAGGTTCGTGTTGTAACTCCTGCGGATATCCTTGCTGAGATGAGCTACTTCCTCAACTTGGCTGAAGGTATCGGACGTGTGGATGATATCGACCACCTCGGAAACCGTCGTATCCGTGCAGTTGGTGAATTGCTTGCAAATCAAGTTCGCCTTGGACTTTCTCGTATGGAACGTAATGTCCGTGAGCGTATGTCTGTTCAAGACAATGAAGTTTTGACACCGCAACAAATCATTAACATCCGTCCTGTAACAGCTGCAGTCAAAGAATTCTTTGGTTCATCACAGTTGTCACAGTTCATGGACCAACACAACCCGCTTTCTGAGTTGTCTCACAAACGTCGCTTGTCAGCCTTGGGACCTGGTGGTTTGACACGTGACCGTGCTGGATATGAAGTACGTGACGTGCATTACACTCACTACGGTCGTATGTGTCCAATCGAGACACCTGAAGGACCGAACATCGGTTTGATCAATAACTTGTCCTCATACGGACACTTGAACAAATATGGTTTTGTTCAAACACCATACCGTAAGGTTGACCGTGAAACAGGTGTTGTGACCAATGAAATCGTTTGGTTGACAGCCGATGAAGAAGATGAATTTACTGTAGCGCAGGCTAACTCTCGCCTCAACGAAGACGGTACTTTTGCTGAGAAAGTTGTCATGGGACGTCACCAAGGGGTCAACCAAGAGTATCCAGCAGAAGTGGTTGACTACATGGACGTATCACCAAAGCAGGTAGTTGCTGTTGCGACAGCATGTATTCCTTTCTTGGAAAACGATGACTCCAACCGTGCCCTCATGGGTGCCAACATGCAACGTCAGGCTGTGCCATTGATTGATCCAAAAGCACCTTATGTTGGTACTGGTATGGAATACCAAGCAGCTCATGACTCTGGTGCTGCTGTTATTGCTCAGTATGATGGTAAAGTTACATACGCAGATGCTGACAAGGTAGAAGTACGCCGTGAAGATGGTTCACTAGATGTTTACCACATCCAAAAATTCCGTCGTTCAAACTCAGGTACTGCCTACAACCAACGCACTCTCGTTAAAGTTGGCGATGTCGTTGAAAAAGGCGACTTTATCGCTGACGGACCTTCTATGGAAAAAGGGGAAATGGCGCTTGGACAAAACCCAATCGTTGCCTACATGACATGGGAAGGTTACAACTTCGAGGATGCCGTTATCATGAGCGAACGCTTGGTCAAAGACGATGTCTACACATCTGTCCACCTCGAAGAATATGAATCAGAAACCCGCGATACAAAGCTTGGGCCTGAAGAAATTACTCGTGAAATTCCAAACGTTGGTGAAGATGCCCTTAAAGACCTTGACGAGATGGGTATTATCCGTATCGGTGCTGAGGTTAAAGAAGGCGATATTCTTGTAGGTAAAGTAACACCTAAGGGTGAAAAAGACCTTTCAGCTGAAGAACGTCTCTTGCACGCTATCTTCGGAGACAAGTCTCGTGAAGTTCGTGACACTTCTCTTCGTGTACCTCACGGTGCCGATGGTGTCGTTCGTGATGTTAAGATCTTTACACGTGCAAATGGAGATGAGTTGCAATCAGGTGTTAACATGCTAGTTCGTGTCTACATCGCTCAAAAACGTAAGATCAAGGTCGGAGATAAGATGGCCGGACGTCACGGAAACAAAGGGGTTGTCTCTCGTATCGTTCCTGTAGAAGACATGCCTTACCTTCCAGATGGAACTCCAGTCGATATCATGTTGAACCCACTTGGGGTGCCATCACGTATGAATATCGGTCAGGTTATGGAGCTTCACCTTGGTATGGCAGCTCGTACTCTTGGTATCCACATCGCGACGCCAGTCTTTGACGGAGCAAGTTCTGAAGACCTTTGGTCAACCGTTAAAGAAGCAGGGATGGATAGCGATGCCAAGACAATCCTTTACGATGGACGTACAGGTGAGCCGTTTGACAACCGTGTATCAGTTGGTGTCATGTACATGATCAAACTCCACCACATGGTTGACGATAAATTGCACGCGCGTTCAGTCGGACCATACTCAACCGTTACCCAACAACCACTCGGAGGTAAAGCTCAGTTTGGTGGACAACGTTTCGGTGAGATGGAGGTTTGGGCTCTTGAAGCCTACGGTGCGTCAAATGTCCTTCAAGAAATCTTGACCTACAAGTCTGACGATATCAACGGACGTTTGAAAGCTTATGAAGCCATTACAAAAGGAAAACCAATTCCAAAACCAGGTGTCCCAGAATCCTTCCGAGTTCTTGTAAAAGAATTGCAGTCTCTTGGTCTTGACATGCGTGTCCTTGACGAAGATGATCAAGAAGTGGAACTTCGTGACTTGGATGAAGGAATGGACGAAGATGTCATCCACGTAGATGACCTTGAAAAAGCCCGCGAAAAAGCAGCCCAAGATGCAAAAGCAGCATTTGAAGCTGAAGAAACTGCAAAAGCGGGAACAACAGAAGAAGCTGCTGACCAAGAATAA
- the rpoC gene encoding DNA-directed RNA polymerase subunit beta', giving the protein MVDVNRFKSMQITLASPSKVRSWSYGEVKKPETINYRTLKPEREGLFDEVIFGPTKDWECACGKYKRIRYRGIVCDRCGVEVTRTKVRRERMGHIELKAPVSHIWYFKGIPSRMGLTLDMSPRALEEVIYFAAYVVIDPKDTPLEHKSIMTEREYRERLREYGYGSFVAKMGAEAIQDLLKQVDLEKEIAELKEELKTATGQKRVKAIRRLDVLDAFYKSGNKPEWMILNILPVIPPDLRPMLQLDGGRFASSDLNDLYRRVINRNNRLARLLELNAPGIIVQNEKRMLQEAVDALIDNGRRGRPITGPGSRPLKSLSHMLKGKQGRFRQNLLGKRVDFSGRSVIAVGPTLKMYQCGVPREMAIELFKPFVMREIVARDIVQNVKAAKRLVERGDERIWDILEEVIKEHPVLLNRAPTLHRLGIQAFEPVLIDGKALRLHPLVCEAYNADFDGDQMAIHVPLSEEAQAEARILMLAAEHILNPKDGKPVVTPSQDMVLGNYYLTMEEAGREGEGMVFKDRDEAVMAYRNGYVHLHSRVGIATDSLNKPWTEEQKHKVLLTTVGKILFNDIMPEGLPYLQEPTNANLTEGVPAKYFLPLGGDIKEAIRNLELNPPFKKKNLGNIIAEIFKRFRTTETSALLDRMKNLGYHHSTLAGLTVGIADIPVVDDKAEIIEESHKRVEQITKQFRRGMITDDERYNAVTAEWRAAREKLEKRLVANQDPKNPIVMMMDSGARGNISNFSQLAGMRGLMAAPNGRIMELPILSNFREGLSVLEMFFSTHGARKGMTDTALKTADSGYLTRRLVDVAQDVIIREDDCGTDRGLLIRSIAEGKEMIESLEERLNGRYTKKTVKHPETGAVIIGPNELITEDKAREIVNAGVEEVTIRSVFTCNTRHGVCRHCYGINLATGDAVEVGEAVGTIAAQSIGEPGTQLTMRTFHTGGVASNTDITQGLPRVQEIFEARNPKGEAVITEVKGEVTAIEEDASTRTKKVFVKGETGEGEYVVPFTARMRVEVGDQVSRGAALTEGSIQPKRLLAVRDVLSVETYLLGEVQKVYRSQGVEIGDKHIEVMVRQMIRKVRVMDPGDTDLLMGTLMDINDFTDANKDVLISGGVPATGRPVLMGITKASLETNSFLSAASFQETTRVLTDAAIRGKKDHLLGLKENVIIGKIIPAGTGMARYRNLEPQAINEEAYLAPEQEETENAPVEEAVEIQVEETVE; this is encoded by the coding sequence GTGGTTGATGTAAATCGTTTTAAAAGTATGCAAATCACCCTAGCTTCTCCAAGCAAAGTCCGTTCATGGTCTTATGGAGAAGTCAAAAAACCTGAAACAATCAATTACCGTACCTTGAAACCAGAACGTGAAGGACTCTTTGACGAAGTCATCTTTGGTCCTACAAAAGACTGGGAATGTGCTTGTGGTAAGTACAAACGCATTCGTTACAGAGGGATTGTTTGTGACCGCTGTGGGGTTGAAGTAACGCGTACGAAAGTTCGTCGTGAGCGTATGGGGCACATCGAGTTGAAAGCTCCTGTATCTCACATCTGGTATTTCAAGGGGATTCCAAGCCGTATGGGCTTGACCCTTGATATGAGCCCTCGTGCCCTCGAGGAAGTTATCTACTTTGCGGCTTATGTGGTCATTGATCCTAAGGATACACCACTTGAGCATAAGTCTATCATGACAGAGCGCGAATACCGTGAGCGCTTGCGTGAGTACGGTTATGGATCATTCGTTGCCAAGATGGGTGCCGAAGCCATCCAAGACCTTTTGAAACAAGTAGATCTTGAAAAAGAAATTGCTGAACTCAAAGAAGAGTTGAAAACAGCTACTGGACAAAAACGTGTCAAAGCCATCCGCCGTTTGGATGTTTTAGATGCCTTTTACAAGTCTGGGAACAAACCTGAATGGATGATTCTCAATATCCTTCCAGTTATTCCACCAGATCTTCGTCCAATGTTGCAGTTGGATGGTGGCCGCTTTGCCTCATCTGACTTGAATGACCTTTACCGTCGTGTTATCAACCGTAACAACCGTTTGGCTCGTTTGCTTGAGTTGAATGCCCCAGGTATCATCGTTCAAAATGAGAAGCGTATGCTTCAAGAAGCGGTTGACGCGTTGATTGACAACGGTCGTCGTGGTCGCCCAATCACAGGACCAGGTAGCCGTCCACTCAAATCATTGAGCCACATGCTCAAAGGGAAACAAGGGCGCTTCCGTCAAAACTTGCTCGGTAAACGTGTCGACTTCTCAGGACGTTCTGTTATCGCCGTTGGTCCAACCCTTAAGATGTACCAATGTGGTGTGCCACGTGAAATGGCCATCGAGCTCTTTAAACCATTCGTTATGCGTGAAATTGTCGCTCGTGACATCGTGCAAAACGTTAAAGCAGCTAAACGCTTGGTAGAACGTGGAGATGAGCGTATCTGGGATATCCTTGAGGAAGTCATCAAAGAACACCCAGTACTTTTGAACCGCGCACCGACCCTTCACCGTTTGGGTATCCAAGCTTTCGAGCCAGTCTTAATCGATGGTAAGGCCCTTCGCTTGCACCCGCTTGTCTGTGAAGCCTACAATGCCGACTTTGACGGTGACCAAATGGCCATCCACGTACCGCTTTCAGAAGAAGCTCAAGCAGAAGCGCGTATCCTCATGCTTGCTGCTGAGCATATCTTGAACCCGAAAGATGGTAAACCAGTTGTTACTCCATCTCAGGACATGGTTTTGGGTAACTACTACTTGACTATGGAAGAAGCTGGTCGTGAAGGTGAAGGAATGGTCTTCAAAGACCGTGACGAAGCTGTTATGGCTTACCGTAATGGTTATGTTCACCTCCACTCACGTGTTGGTATTGCAACAGACAGCCTCAACAAACCATGGACAGAAGAGCAAAAACACAAGGTCTTGCTTACAACAGTTGGTAAAATCCTCTTCAACGACATCATGCCAGAGGGTCTGCCTTACTTGCAAGAACCAACAAATGCTAACTTAACAGAAGGTGTTCCAGCTAAATACTTCTTGCCACTAGGTGGAGACATCAAGGAAGCTATTCGCAATCTTGAACTCAATCCTCCATTCAAGAAGAAAAACCTTGGAAATATCATCGCTGAAATCTTCAAACGTTTCCGTACGACAGAAACTTCTGCCTTACTTGACCGCATGAAGAACCTCGGTTACCACCACTCAACTCTTGCGGGATTGACAGTGGGTATTGCCGATATCCCAGTCGTTGATGACAAGGCTGAAATCATTGAAGAATCACACAAACGTGTAGAACAAATCACCAAACAATTCCGTCGTGGTATGATCACAGACGACGAGCGTTACAATGCCGTTACAGCTGAATGGCGTGCTGCCCGTGAAAAATTAGAGAAACGTTTGGTTGCCAACCAAGATCCTAAGAACCCAATCGTTATGATGATGGACTCTGGAGCTCGTGGTAACATCTCAAACTTCTCACAGCTTGCCGGTATGCGTGGTCTGATGGCTGCTCCGAACGGACGTATCATGGAATTGCCAATCCTTTCAAACTTCCGTGAAGGTTTGTCAGTACTCGAAATGTTCTTCTCAACTCACGGTGCGCGTAAAGGTATGACCGATACAGCCCTTAAGACAGCCGACTCAGGTTACTTGACTCGTCGTTTGGTTGACGTTGCCCAAGATGTGATCATCCGTGAGGACGACTGTGGAACAGACCGTGGTCTCTTGATCCGCTCTATCGCAGAAGGAAAAGAGATGATCGAGTCTCTCGAAGAACGCCTCAATGGTCGTTACACTAAGAAAACTGTTAAACATCCAGAAACTGGTGCAGTGATCATCGGTCCAAATGAGTTGATTACAGAAGACAAGGCGCGTGAAATTGTTAATGCTGGCGTGGAAGAAGTAACCATCCGTTCCGTATTTACATGTAACACTCGTCATGGTGTCTGCCGTCACTGTTATGGTATCAACTTGGCGACAGGTGATGCGGTTGAAGTTGGTGAAGCAGTTGGTACAATCGCTGCCCAATCTATCGGGGAACCTGGTACACAGCTTACAATGCGTACCTTCCACACGGGTGGGGTTGCCTCAAATACCGATATCACTCAAGGTCTTCCTCGTGTCCAAGAAATCTTTGAAGCCCGCAATCCGAAAGGGGAAGCGGTCATCACTGAAGTCAAGGGTGAGGTTACAGCCATCGAAGAAGACGCATCAACTCGTACTAAGAAAGTCTTCGTTAAGGGTGAAACTGGCGAAGGTGAATACGTGGTGCCATTTACAGCACGTATGCGTGTCGAAGTTGGAGACCAAGTCTCTCGCGGTGCAGCATTGACAGAAGGTTCTATCCAACCGAAACGTCTCCTTGCTGTTCGCGATGTCTTGTCAGTTGAAACCTACCTTCTCGGTGAAGTACAAAAAGTTTACCGTAGCCAAGGGGTAGAAATCGGTGACAAACACATCGAGGTAATGGTTCGTCAAATGATCCGTAAAGTTCGTGTCATGGATCCAGGAGACACAGACCTCCTCATGGGTACCCTCATGGACATCAATGACTTTACAGATGCCAACAAAGATGTTCTTATCTCAGGTGGAGTTCCAGCGACAGGTCGTCCAGTCCTTATGGGAATCACCAAAGCCTCACTTGAAACAAACAGTTTCTTGTCAGCGGCTTCCTTCCAGGAAACAACTCGTGTCCTTACAGACGCAGCTATCCGTGGTAAGAAAGACCATCTCCTTGGACTCAAGGAAAATGTTATCATCGGTAAGATCATCCCAGCAGGTACTGGTATGGCTCGCTACCGTAACCTTGAACCACAAGCTATCAATGAAGAAGCATATCTGGCTCCAGAACAAGAAGAGACAGAAAATGCTCCAGTAGAGGAAGCTGTGGAAATCCAAGTTGAAGAAACAGTAGAATAA